Below is a window of Mesotoga infera DNA.
ACAGTGAAGAGAATGGCTTACTACGACACAGTAACCGGACTCCCCAACGGCACGCTTATTAGGGAAAAGTTGCGGGAGATGGCAGCTGACAGTGAACCCTTTTTCGTCTACTATATTGACTTGAATGGATTCAAGGAGCTGAACGAGGCACTTGGACACGAAGTCGGGAATTTGATCCTTAAATCCATCGCAGATCGAATAACGGGTTACTTCGATTTTGAAAAGGCTTCAAGAATCGTTGGAGACGAATTCCTGATAATCGAGAAGGGCAATAACAGGAATACAATGGAAAAGAGCAGGGAAGCACTGATCAGTATCTTCGAAAGACCCTTCGTTGTTGACAAATACGAGTATAGGCTTAACGCCTCGATCGGCGTATCGAGATACCCAACGGATGCAACTTCTCCTGAAGAACTGATCAAACTGTCCAATGTTACAAGCAGAGAGGCGAGATCTATTGGAAGAACAACTTTCGGGAAGTCAGATGCTGCAACCTTCGCCCTGGTAAATAGGGAGTTTTCGGTAAAGAACGAGCTTCGAAACGCACTTGAGAAAAGCGAAATGTATCTTGTTTACCAGCCGATTGTGGATACACAATCACTTCAGGTGAAATCCCTCGAAACTCTTTTGCGTTGGAACAGTCCCATTCTAGGCAATGTACGGCCGCAAGAATTCATTCCCTATCTGGAAGTGACGAATGAAATAAACAAGGTGAGCCGATGGATGCTGAATCAAATTCCTGTCAGTCAGAGTTTCCTGGTGAGCAAAGGATTGAAGGGAACGAGCATATCTTTGAATATCTCCCCCATTCAATTCAAGACAGAATACCTGGTGAAAATCGTAGAAGAGGCCATCTTGGAAGGCTCATTATCTCCCGAGAATCTCGTTATTGAGATTACCGAGACCGGCCTGATACAGAATTTCGATTTCGTAGTAAGACAACTAACGAGATTGAGAAAATATGGGATTCAGATAGCGCTTGATGATTTCGGGTCGGGATACTCTTCATTCAACTACTTGAGCGAACTGCCGCTCGATATTCTGAAGATAGACAAGGTTCTCATCGACTCAATTCTTAAGAAGGACGAGAAGAAAACTCTTGTGGATACGATAATCGATCTGGCACATAGACTTGACCTGGTTGTCGTTGCGGAAGGTGTTGAACGACATGAGCAATACGAATATCTAAGAACAAGGGAATGTGACTATATACAGGGCTTTTACTTCTACCGACCCGACAAAATAGAGAATCTTGATTTTTGATACAGCATTCCAATACTGCTCCTGATTTACTTCTGATCCCTAATCGGAGATTGCCTGGCAATCTCTAAACTGTTGAGTTCAGCACCGCTTCTCTATCGTAAGCTTTGGCTAAAGATATCGATCTTCCTCTATCCCATATCGAAGATCTTCCCTGAGCGAAATCACTACCAACAATTCCAGTTGCCATCGAATTTACAAGATAACGAATCTTCTCTCTACCGGTAGTGGCTCTTATAGGACCATCTGCAAACCAGATCCTCTCCTGCGTCGAACCGCCCATCGATTTCTTCCACTCAGCAAAATTGCAGGAGGGAACCAATATCACTTCGCAGCCGGCTGAATCCAGTCTCTCGATTTCGCTCTGAAAGAACATATCGTAGCAAATCGCTATACCTATTACGCCAATCTCCGTATGAACCACATTATCGACCGACTCTCCGCTAGAAAACAAAACAGAGCTCTCGGCTTTGGTGAGATTGTGTTTCAGAGCTCTTGTCAACAACTTTCCCCAAGGATTGAATAGGTAGGCCATGTTATAAAGCCTTCCGTCTCTAATGAATCTCCCTCTCTCCGATTCTTCATCGACTATGGGAAGCAATATCGACGGGGCGAGAAGATAGGTTTCGAATTCCCTGGCGATGGTACTGAAAACTCCGTGATAGTAGGCTTCGATCTCAAGAGCATCTTTCAGAAAGGCCTTCTTGAAGGGATTGAAAGAAAGACCCATGTTCTTGATCGCATATTTGACAAGCGTCTTTGCCGTCGTCTCCTCGAAGCTGAGTTTCCTGAAGGAAGGGTACAGAAATGTTGCAAAAAACTCGGGGAAGACAATGATATGATTACTCCCCTTCCACATGAGTGAAGCCTCGCTCGCATAATCTCTCATCTTCCTGCGAAATACCGCTTCGCCAAAAGACTCCTGATCGAACCAGACCTGTATTGCAGTAAGATCGGTGTCTCTCATGACGCAAGCTTAACGATAATCAGTATCAGACCGACAATCAATAAGATCGGCAAGAAGACAACAAAAAGACCGGCTATGGCAAATATCACTATCATTATCACTCCTACGCCGGCTACAATCATAATCAACGCAGGGAAGAACCTAATTGCAAGATAAAGCAGGAACAATGCGCCGACAATGGCTAGAAAAGTGCTCAAGAGATCACCTCCGTTTACTGGTCATTGACAGTATAACGCATAGACTATATAATTCTCTAGGCAATGAAGCTTGCCTTGGAGCAGACTCCTCCAGAACCGCCACCAGCTGATAGCTTCTACAGAAATTTGCAGCCTGGCACTGCTTGACTCTGGAGGAATATATGATTCTTAGCATTTCCCTTATAGTTATTCTCTCGATAGTTGTGCTTTCCCTCTTTGAAAGAATCCGTCTTCCCGGTCTGATTGGCCTGGTCTCGCTTGGAATAGTGTTGGGACCGAATGCAATGAATCTCATAGACACATCATTGCTCTCAATATCCGATGAAGTCCGGCTGCTTGCGCTCATAGTCATTTTGATGCGCGCCGGTCTCGGATTGAACCGGAGAATCATCAAGAAGATAGGTCCCCTCGCTCTTCGCCTTAGTTTTCTTCCAGGGCTCTACGAAGGTTTCTCAATTATGGTAATGGCTCACTTCTTCCTGAATCTCAGCCTCATTCAAGGTGGAATGCTCGGCTTCATAATTGCGGCGGTTTCGCCCGCGGTAGTGGTTCCAGAGATGCTGAGACTGAAAGAAAAGAACTTCGGAAAGAGAAACGAAATACCTTCAACTATTCTGGCGGCAGCTTCAATAGACGACGTTGTGGCTATTACACTCTTTACGGTCTTTTTGGGAATTGAAGGAGGAAAGGATGTCAGTATCGGAATGTCCTTTCTAATGGTGCCGGTAGAGATTGTTCTCGGAATATCTCTTGGCGCGGCAATCGGCTTTCTCTTCAGCCTGCTCTTCAAGAGATTCCATATCAGAGACACGAAGAAGGTTCTATTGATCCTGATGATTGCGTTCCTTTTTCATAAACTCGAGGAAGTACTCCCCGCGGCAACTCTTCTTGGTGTTATGGCGATAGGTTTCGTCCTGAGAGAAAGGCTTCCTGTAGCCGCCGACAGGATTGCAGGAAAAATGGAGAGAATCTGGGTTGTCGCCGAGATCTTCCTGTTCGTTCTGGTAGGTGCAAGTGTTAACTTACGTGCGATAGGCGACTCATGGCTGATGGGACTACTTGTAATTCTTGTTGGACTCATATTCAGGAGCGCGGGCGTTCTGGCGGCCACTCTCGGTTCTAAACTGGATCTTCGAGAAAGACTCTTCTGCATGATTTCCTATCTGCCCAAAGCCACAGTTCAGGCTGCAGTGGGAGGAATACCCTTAGCAATGGGAGTTGCTTACGGAGATGTGATACTTTCGGTTTCAGTACTCTCGATCCTTATAACGGCCCCTCTTGGCGCCATCGGCATCAGACTCGCTGCAAGAAGATTCGCGAAAAGCACCTGAGAGAGTCGACCACGTCTTCTCTTCGAGTCTCTTCATAAAGTTATGAAATGTGAAGGCTGTTTTCGATCCGGAGAAATCGTCGATCACTCTTGACTCCATTTCATTTTGAACCATAAAGCAAATTGAAGCGATTACTCCGTTTTTTTGCCGCGTCTTTCTTCCGGAGTGATTTTGTTGAAGAGAAGTTCTGCGCAATTCTTTTCGGCAATAGGAGGTGCTCGAAGCTCACGATGGGCCTCAGGTACCCTATGAGAATTTCCTAAGGTATATTCAGATTTACCGAGCGGACCTATCTTCTGAGACTGTTCTGTTCCTCCGGTTGACAACAACAATACCGGCCGAAACCAATATGAGGGCAACCGCCATGTACGAATTGAGGGCCTCTCCTGGAATAAAGGCTGCCGAGAGAAAGACACCCGCAACTGGAATAACAAATCGGAACATAGTGATTTCACCGGCTTTGTGAAAGCTGAGAATCGCATACCATAAGGAAAAGGCTATGGCCGAAAGAAGCATAGAATACACCAGAAGGAGATTGCCCTTGAGCGTGAAAACAAGTGAATCCTCTTTCAAACCGGGAAGACCGGCGATGAGGAGAAGAAAGCCGCCGATCGAAAGCTGCCATCCAGAAACCAGAAAGGGGGATCGGTCTGCCGACATCCATTTGGCATACACAGTGCCGAATGCACCGATAGTCGCTGCGATCAACATGAAACCATCGCCTTTGAACACGAAACTCAGCGTGAATCCCGCTTCGAAATTTGCAAGGAAAACCCCCGCGAATCCCAGTATCATCCCAAGTATCTTTTTCCAGCTCAGGCGATCATTCTTGTAGATATAGTGAGCAAGGAGGATCACGAGAAAATTCTCCCCCGCCATTATTATCGAAGACTTCATGCCTGTTGTATGACTTAGCCCATTGTAGAAGAAGAAGTACAGGAGAAAAGTCTGCAATACTCCAAGTGCAAACAAATGCATGTAGTCCTTCTTAACGAACTTCACTCTTCCCTTTCTACCCAAAGGTATCGCAAGCAGAAGCACCATAATGCCGGCTCCCAAAAACCTGATTCCGGCAAAGACAAGCTTAGCTGAAACATCATCCGGGGAAATTGCCATCTCCTCGTAACCGAGTTTAAGAACGGGAAAAGCGCTTCCCCAGAGAACCGAACAGAATACAGCGATTAATGCCGCCATCCACTTCTTCTTCAAAATGTCCATGAAATTAGTCTACACCAAAACCGGCAGACACGTAGTTCTTACCATTTGACTGCATTTTACTTTTGCCGGAGCGCATAGATACGCGAACTTGTTCTTTTTTGTGGTCGCAGGGGATCTCAAATACTTGTAAGCTTGATATCGGGGGATATTCTGTGCGGCTGCACCTTGACAACAAGTATCCGCTTTACGCTTAAGAAAGACTTGCTTATCGCTGTTGTGAGCCCTCTTCGTTGAAATCAAAAACCAGATCCCGCAACAAATCACTGATGAAGTCCTCATAGCATTTAGAATAGTGATTGGACTATCTTTGCCAGACTCCAAACCGAGAACCATTTCTTTGGACTTTGTTCTTGTAACTTGCAATTTGCATCATGGAACATGCAACTGATGTTTTCGATAAGATCAATCGAGAAAGCGAGAAAATAGATCTGGCGAAACGTCATCCCCATAAAGCCTGCCCAAAAATGACCCTGCTTGGGGTCCCTGTTTGGAGATTCTGTTAAGGGTTCCTGCACGATATCTCGTTCCTCAAATCTATCTGTGCTCTTAACACTCCTGGCGCGCAAGCGCCGGTATCACTTCCCGACGTAGTCGGCCTCACTTACTCGCGCAACTGCGGCATTTCCTGCGGGCTCTGTAACCGAAGTCCTATTGGGAGTTTACTATTATGTCATCAAAATGCTGAGCACTCTCAGCTGAAAGATCGACATTTGAGCCTGACTCAGAAGGAGCCTAGACAAGACATCAGGTCTGTCGGTAATAATCGAAGCGACGCCCATCGCGGAATATCGCGACATCGCTTCCGTGTTGTTTATAGTCCATACATGGACATCTCTTTCCAATGATCTTGCTCTCTGAATGAACCTTTGATTCAAAATCGTAGAGGGAACGCTATAGAAATCCACATCAGCATTCCAGACGCTACTGCTCAGATACCCTACAATGAGTCCAATGGAAATATCTGGCGCAAGCTCTCTCACGGCCGAAAGCCTTTCGATACTCGTAGAAGTAATCATAACCCTGTCGGAAAAATCCATCTCTTTGATTAGCTGCACGACCGCCTCGGAAATTCCCGGCGAGTACCCATAATCCTTAAGCTCAACATTAAGTCTCACACTTGAAGGAATCTTGGTCATGTATGTAATGACTTCTGCCAGAGTCGGAATTCTCTCTCCCGAAAACTGTTTTGAAAATCGGCTTCCAATGTCTAGATCTGCTATCTCAGCAAAGCTTAGGTTGTGAACGCGTTCTCCGACGCCTGCGACCTTTGTGAGCGATCTATCGTGATTGAGAACAAGTATTCCATCTCTTGTCATTTGAACATCGATTTCGATAATGTCCGCTCCATCTTCAAAAGCGGCTCTGATTGCGCTCAAGGAATTTTCCGGCGCTTTGAATGAACTTCCCCTGTGTGCAGTAACAAGAGGCAGTTCGATCTCAGAATCAACAAGAAAACGACCAAAGTAACCAAAGAAGACTCCCTGGATCGCTAGAAATATAAGCAAGGGAAGAATCCAGGGTCTCTGCAAAGTCAGTGATTTAGTCTTGACAGGATTCGTAACTGATGTTGCTTCATCATCCGAATATCCTTCTTTCAGTTCATAAAACAGTCTTGTCATGAGAATCGAATAGATGACGGACACTCCAATAGACAGAGCGGTTGTAATCATAGTCTCGACTGAAGCAAACACAGATAGCTTAAGGATATTCATGGATGTCGGATCGCAACTCGATCGAATAACAAAGTCTCTTGAAACCCTGAACACTGTCGAATTGGCTATGATAAGCAGAAGAGAAAGCGGCCAGAACGCTAGCATAGTAAGTAAAACCCTTTTTCTGCTGCCATTGACAAGGTTGGTACTTGCCTTGAGAGAACCAACGAAGGTTTTTCCCTCAAGAACGGCGTAGTGAATTGCGAAGACCCATGAAATTAGAAGTCTTGATACAACGAGAAGGGAGAGCATGGCAGCGATCCATCCGAATGCGCCTGTACCGACTGACGGATACGTTCCGACAGGGAGTTGTCTGGTAAAGGTTCTCCCCAATGCCGGAAGAATTCTAAATGCAGGAACAGCACACAACAAAAGGATTCCTGCCTTGAATGCTGCTAGACCAAGCAATCTAGGAAAAATTCTCAGAATTCTCTTCAAGACTGATACCACTCTTTCCTCACTGTTTTTCAGAGCGGCAGACGAAAACCTGACCAGCCCGCTCTGTTCAAACGAGAAACAGAGCAACCATAGGAAAGCTACCGTCATGAAAATGACCATTCCTGGAAAACTATCGGCAAGGTTCAAAAAACCCCAGTCGAAGACCATTTTTCTTCCGGAGAAGGAGAAGAATGATCCGAGCAAAAGGGCAATTAGTGGTACCGTCACGAAAGAGAAGAATACTTTTGTGAGAACCATGAATGTCAATGACTTCGATGCCATTCTCTCTAAATAAAGGCAAATCTTACCTAATCCCATATTCGCTGTTGGCAAAGCCTCCTTCATTTGTCACCACAGACAGAATCACTCTGTAGAGTATAAATGCGAGTGTATATTTCTGTCTTCTTTGCTATTCGTTGCCTTTTGATAGTCGCAACTGCGAACAAGTTCATTTCAGTTGCTTCCAGGAACTCAAAACCAATATATCACTGGTGTTCATTTCTCTTGTACTTGGAGAGAAGTCTGCAGGCAGGAATGATCGCAACTTATCAACCTCATTTCCTGCGTTGCTTTCAAGTCTTCTTCCACTGGGTTATTCCCAAGCATGACCTTACCACTTCAGATGATTGCAGTAATTCCCTCTGAGAGAAGGGAGCCTTGAGTGAGATTACAGTTATCTGTTTTTTCTGACATAGAACCTGGACGGTTCAGCAGGCGATCTGTCCTTATGTTGAAAACCCATGTTATTACATTCGAATGATTGACATCGATAGATTCCAATGCAAGCTCTAGTTGACTTTTGATAATGGATATTATTTGCAGTATAATGATAATATTCTGTCAGTATCTCAGTTATGCACAGTACTTGGCAAGGTGTGCTCGTTGCTTTTCAGAGTTTTTTTGATCTGATTTCTGGCTGTCTGGGTGATCGAATTGAAGAAGAGAGACCGGGGTGCAGTAAGCGTTGCTCACGCCCGTAGAAAAGAAAAGGCTTACAAATATCTGACCGGTGCAGGAATAGTCGTTGGTTTGTCGTCCGTTGTTCTTATCATCATGGCAAACCAGATGTCGGCAACCGTAGTGGAGAACCCGGATTCCATAAGATTAGTCTTTCTCTTGGGAATAATGCTGGCGCCGGTCTCTTTCATGATATTTATCTCCGCACAGATAGCCGCAATATCCGCGGGAATGAAGCACTGGAATCTTGTTCTTGGATTCCTTTGTTCATTTCAATCGATTGTATCTTTGCTTTTCGCAAGAGATATTCTCCTGCAAGACTCTTCTTCAAGATTGAGCCTGCAGACTCCAAACTGGTCGTCTTACATATTGTGGTCGATTCTAGTAGCCTCTCTCTTGCTTACCGTTATCGTGGGAGTCTATTCAAGGAAGAGTGTATGAATCAGTGATTTCTCCAAATATGAGTGAATGATATGAATTATCACCGTAGAAAGTGCTTGCTATGCTTCCGTTTAGAGCAAGAGGTGTTAATGCTTCCTTAGAAACAACTCTGCATTCCAATACCTTATCTGCCTCACCCACAATCACTATCGATGGCGACATTCCCTCTTGAGGAGTCAAACCGGTTTCTTTGAACTTGTCGAAGTACTTTCCACTCCTTGTGCCACAAAAGTCTAAGGCCTCCTGCCACTTTTCCGACATGAAGTTAACGGAGAAGCCATCGCTGCTCCTGAAGAAATTGTGTGTAAATCTACTCGGTCTGATCATGGCGATGAACACTGGTCGATTCCAGGTGTTGCCTAAGAAACCCCAGGCAACTGTCATCAGGTTAGTTTCCACTCCGTCTGTTACCCCAATCAGAACTTTGCCTGCCTTAAGACTTTCGAGAAGCTCTGTTGAATACTCTGGAAAGCTGAATTCAGTCATGCTAACCTCCAATAACAAAGGCGATGGGTGTTCCCCACCGCTAAATCTTCTTCAGCTGATTTGAGATCTCTGCGTAGTCGGGTTCTACTCTCGGATCTTCCGAAACCCATGTATAAGCGATCCTGCCATCTTTGCTCACTATGAATACAGCCCTCTTTGAGACCGTAAGGCCTTTGACGCCGGAGAAATCCTCGTGCACACCACCGTATTTCTTCGACACTTCCCCTCCAATATCGGAAAGCAACTGAAAGGAAAGAGAATTCTGCTCTTTAAAGGCTCTATTGGCAAAGGGGCTGTCCATGCTTATTCCCAAGATAATAGCATTCATGGTATCGAAATTCGCCAGCGAATCTCTGAAAGTGCAGAGTTCTCTTTGACAGACGCTCGAGAATGCACCGGGATAGAAAACGAGAACAACTTTCTTTCCTAGATATTCGTTAAGCTTGTACTCTTTGAAATCTGAACCGAAGAGCGAGAAATCCGCGCTTTTTTCTCCCTTAAGCAACATTCTATGTACCTCCTAAAACCGTCTATAATTGTCAAATTAATTCTAGCAGATGATAAGCGCGATACATAGAAGAAGAAACACCATGCATCCTTCATCGACAGTGACGACCTGGCCGTACTTGCCATCCGGCTCAGACTGAGCGCCCCCGCGGCACACGAGAGTGCTCGCTTATGGCTGCTTCCTCCCGGATCTGACCAGGTTCGCAAGTTCCCGTTGCGCAGGACTCAATCCTCAACACCTTCAGACAAACCGACACCAAACCGGCAAAGCCTCAAAAGGCATTCGGCCCCGCGTATGGCGGATTTCGGGTACAGGGAACCGCCAGCTCCCCGCCTAGCATGGTGTAACTACATTATATAGTCTGTCTTCGCAGCTTTCAAGTACTAGTCAATTGTTGAGTCTTGTGAAGTCAATTCCAAGCACAAGAACGTTTCTTTGGGAATAAGTCCTTTTTGTACCCGGCAAAATGAGTCTCTTGACCCCGGCGACCACGAGTTTTCTTATTAGCTCGTCGGTCAAATCATTATCGCAAGCCACAACAGACTCTCTGAGATCGTGCTTTGTGAAGTCGCAGTTCATCATTTCTCCGTAACTCAATCCGCTCAGAAGAAGCAGGCTCTGTCCGTCTCTGAAGATCGAGAAGCTGTTTGACCTATTTATACGGGAGCAGCAGAGAGCGAGCTTGTCATCAATCTCAAGTTCGTAGTTCTTCAACTTGAACGTGCGTTCTCTTACGAAGTAATTGCCAAAGCCGGAATATGTTTCTTCGGAGAGTGACACTGCCTCATGCGCAGGAATTGTCAGTATCATGATATCTCTTTCTCGTGCGGCTCGTATCGCATCACGATCAAAAACGCCACCGAAAGCCTCGATCCCACTTTCATGAAGTTTCTTGAGAGTATCTCCGTCGATGGCAAAAGTAGAAGCGAACATCGTATCAGGACCCCCATCAGAAGCGTGTTCGGGCAATTTGCCTGCACAGACTTTGACTATTTTCCCTTTGTCAAGAAACACGGAGATGTTGTCACTGTAATAATAGAGTTCCATGAACACGTTCATATTCCTCAGTTGCGATTTCTTAAGCCCCACAGAAGGATTGCCGATCTGAACCTCATCTAGCAGTCCCGGTTCCTGTGTGAGTTTTAGCAAATGAGCACTCTGAGAGGGATTATCGCCATAGAGGAGCTGCATAACGTGTTCCATGATCGTATAATCGTATTTCTCGGATGCGAATATCTGAGAGAGAGCCTTATGGATAGATGAATTGTAGAGCATGGCGGCATATATCGCCTTAAGCGCGTATCTTCTTCTCTTGAGGAGAGGAACATCTCCACAATCTTCCAAACTCGCGATAACTTCTTCATAGTCCGATGGGTCTGATATTACAACAATATCCCTATGATTCTTGGCACTTGCCATTAACAGAGCAGGTCCACTTACATCTATTTCTTTCGAAAGGTTGGACTCGTCAGGCGATTCCTTAACAGCAGACTCAAAAGGCTTCAGATTAAGAACTATCAAGTCGAAAGGAAGAATCGAGTGCTCCCTCATCTCATCAATGTGCTCAGGAAGATCCTGAATCGCAAGTATTCCACCGATTATCTTTGGGTGAATAGATTTCAACCTTCCGTCGAATATCGGTGGGAAACTAGTATAGTCTGCAACCTTTATTGCCCTTATGCCGTGAGCTATGAGGTATTCTGCAGTATGATCAGTTGCAACTATCTCTACCGCGTTTGAAGCAAGATAACTCGCTATTGTCTCCACTTCCGACTTGTTGTGAACACTGATAAACGCACGCTTGATGTTCATCAGGCACCTCCCTGTGATTAGTTTATCATCAATTCTTGCTCGAAATCTCTCAAGATAGTTCCCTTAATGTATAGAATTAGATATATACTAAAGTATCTCACGCCCATGGGTCGGGCAAGGATAGCGGGGGGAAACATGACTGAAAAGGAACTGATTCAGAAGTGTGAATCTGGAGAAATTGGTTTTGTAAGACTTCAGATAACCGATATAAACGGTATGCTGAAGAATGTGGAAGTTCCTGCAAGAATGCTGCCTGCAATACTGGAAAAGGGTGCCATGTTCGACGGCTCTTCAATCGATGGCTTTGTGAGAATCGAGGAGTCCGACATGTATCTGCGACCGGATCTTTCGACTTTTGCCTTCCTTCCCTGGGACAATGGCAAGGGAAAGACCATAAGACTCATTTGTGATGTCTACAAACCTGACGGGACACCCTTTGAGGGAGATCCAAGATATGTTTTGAAGAGAGTTATCCAGCGCGCCAAGGGTATGGGATTTGAGACTTTCGCCGGACCGGAACCGGAGTTCTTTATAGTCAAGAGAGACCGTGACTGCGGAAAACCGATCGGAGCGTTTCTGGATACGGGAAGCTACTTCGACCTCCTTCCAGTTGACGGAGGCGAAGAAGTCAGGAAAAGGATCGTGCTCTCTCTGCAGGAAATGGGGTTCGAAGTCGAGGCCGCTCATCACGAGGTTGCCCCTTCACAACACGAGATTGACTTCAAATACACGGACGTATTGAAGACCGCAGACAATATTCAGACATTCAAATGGGTGGTTAAGACAATAGCAATTGCCGACGGATTTCATGCCACATTTATGCCTAAGCCCTTTTCGGGAGTCAACGGATCGGGAATGCATATTCATATGAGCCTG
It encodes the following:
- a CDS encoding carbon-nitrogen hydrolase family protein, with amino-acid sequence MRDTDLTAIQVWFDQESFGEAVFRRKMRDYASEASLMWKGSNHIIVFPEFFATFLYPSFRKLSFEETTAKTLVKYAIKNMGLSFNPFKKAFLKDALEIEAYYHGVFSTIAREFETYLLAPSILLPIVDEESERGRFIRDGRLYNMAYLFNPWGKLLTRALKHNLTKAESSVLFSSGESVDNVVHTEIGVIGIAICYDMFFQSEIERLDSAGCEVILVPSCNFAEWKKSMGGSTQERIWFADGPIRATTGREKIRYLVNSMATGIVGSDFAQGRSSIWDRGRSISLAKAYDREAVLNSTV
- the glnA gene encoding type I glutamate--ammonia ligase gives rise to the protein MTEKELIQKCESGEIGFVRLQITDINGMLKNVEVPARMLPAILEKGAMFDGSSIDGFVRIEESDMYLRPDLSTFAFLPWDNGKGKTIRLICDVYKPDGTPFEGDPRYVLKRVIQRAKGMGFETFAGPEPEFFIVKRDRDCGKPIGAFLDTGSYFDLLPVDGGEEVRKRIVLSLQEMGFEVEAAHHEVAPSQHEIDFKYTDVLKTADNIQTFKWVVKTIAIADGFHATFMPKPFSGVNGSGMHIHMSLFSDGKNVFHDPSRDHGLSETALSFVGGIISRAKEITAVTNPTINSYKRLTPGYEAPVNISWALGNRSAMIRIPSTRGEGTRLEFRSPDPTCNPYLALALTLAAGLDGVEKKIEPPNPVDENIFKMKGSRRKELMIENLPGTLINALEFTRNSEFVKSTLGDHIFSTFVRSKESEWSEFCASVTDWEISKYLELY
- a CDS encoding flavin reductase family protein; the protein is MTEFSFPEYSTELLESLKAGKVLIGVTDGVETNLMTVAWGFLGNTWNRPVFIAMIRPSRFTHNFFRSSDGFSVNFMSEKWQEALDFCGTRSGKYFDKFKETGLTPQEGMSPSIVIVGEADKVLECRVVSKEALTPLALNGSIASTFYGDNSYHSLIFGEITDSYTLP
- a CDS encoding peroxiredoxin, which gives rise to MLLKGEKSADFSLFGSDFKEYKLNEYLGKKVVLVFYPGAFSSVCQRELCTFRDSLANFDTMNAIILGISMDSPFANRAFKEQNSLSFQLLSDIGGEVSKKYGGVHEDFSGVKGLTVSKRAVFIVSKDGRIAYTWVSEDPRVEPDYAEISNQLKKI
- a CDS encoding bifunctional diguanylate cyclase/phosphodiesterase, whose product is TVKRMAYYDTVTGLPNGTLIREKLREMAADSEPFFVYYIDLNGFKELNEALGHEVGNLILKSIADRITGYFDFEKASRIVGDEFLIIEKGNNRNTMEKSREALISIFERPFVVDKYEYRLNASIGVSRYPTDATSPEELIKLSNVTSREARSIGRTTFGKSDAATFALVNREFSVKNELRNALEKSEMYLVYQPIVDTQSLQVKSLETLLRWNSPILGNVRPQEFIPYLEVTNEINKVSRWMLNQIPVSQSFLVSKGLKGTSISLNISPIQFKTEYLVKIVEEAILEGSLSPENLVIEITETGLIQNFDFVVRQLTRLRKYGIQIALDDFGSGYSSFNYLSELPLDILKIDKVLIDSILKKDEKKTLVDTIIDLAHRLDLVVVAEGVERHEQYEYLRTRECDYIQGFYFYRPDKIENLDF
- a CDS encoding phosphoribosylaminoimidazolecarboxamide formyltransferase; this translates as MNIKRAFISVHNKSEVETIASYLASNAVEIVATDHTAEYLIAHGIRAIKVADYTSFPPIFDGRLKSIHPKIIGGILAIQDLPEHIDEMREHSILPFDLIVLNLKPFESAVKESPDESNLSKEIDVSGPALLMASAKNHRDIVVISDPSDYEEVIASLEDCGDVPLLKRRRYALKAIYAAMLYNSSIHKALSQIFASEKYDYTIMEHVMQLLYGDNPSQSAHLLKLTQEPGLLDEVQIGNPSVGLKKSQLRNMNVFMELYYYSDNISVFLDKGKIVKVCAGKLPEHASDGGPDTMFASTFAIDGDTLKKLHESGIEAFGGVFDRDAIRAARERDIMILTIPAHEAVSLSEETYSGFGNYFVRERTFKLKNYELEIDDKLALCCSRINRSNSFSIFRDGQSLLLLSGLSYGEMMNCDFTKHDLRESVVACDNDLTDELIRKLVVAGVKRLILPGTKRTYSQRNVLVLGIDFTRLNN
- a CDS encoding DMT family transporter gives rise to the protein MDILKKKWMAALIAVFCSVLWGSAFPVLKLGYEEMAISPDDVSAKLVFAGIRFLGAGIMVLLLAIPLGRKGRVKFVKKDYMHLFALGVLQTFLLYFFFYNGLSHTTGMKSSIIMAGENFLVILLAHYIYKNDRLSWKKILGMILGFAGVFLANFEAGFTLSFVFKGDGFMLIAATIGAFGTVYAKWMSADRSPFLVSGWQLSIGGFLLLIAGLPGLKEDSLVFTLKGNLLLVYSMLLSAIAFSLWYAILSFHKAGEITMFRFVIPVAGVFLSAAFIPGEALNSYMAVALILVSAGIVVVNRRNRTVSEDRSAR
- a CDS encoding sodium:proton antiporter, encoding MILSISLIVILSIVVLSLFERIRLPGLIGLVSLGIVLGPNAMNLIDTSLLSISDEVRLLALIVILMRAGLGLNRRIIKKIGPLALRLSFLPGLYEGFSIMVMAHFFLNLSLIQGGMLGFIIAAVSPAVVVPEMLRLKEKNFGKRNEIPSTILAAASIDDVVAITLFTVFLGIEGGKDVSIGMSFLMVPVEIVLGISLGAAIGFLFSLLFKRFHIRDTKKVLLILMIAFLFHKLEEVLPAATLLGVMAIGFVLRERLPVAADRIAGKMERIWVVAEIFLFVLVGASVNLRAIGDSWLMGLLVILVGLIFRSAGVLAATLGSKLDLRERLFCMISYLPKATVQAAVGGIPLAMGVAYGDVILSVSVLSILITAPLGAIGIRLAARRFAKST